Proteins from one Scleropages formosus chromosome 14, fSclFor1.1, whole genome shotgun sequence genomic window:
- the LOC114912229 gene encoding uncharacterized protein LOC114912229 has product MEGKLLIYSHILFILMDLTSDAVTRPTVQCEQRDSVGILRCHSEGEMGKYRWEGPNDLLRNWTDQPIELQVSSSDSAYTCVVKNPVSEESSEAFPAERCFKERSAVGALIAAVVAVAVIAAVGLIAGAYCVYRRRATAFADQEEGRKLPERMGPLCQRGWKRIWEPDQHVKDEKLMDEESAPLKTNEDVIVKPVSERKKRFEPPACSPNNVKHERRSIQQKDKKSETEAL; this is encoded by the exons ATGGAAGGAAAACTCTTAATATACAGTCATATCCTCTTTATTCTCATGGATTTGACATCTG ACGCTGTGACCCGACCAACTGTGCAGTGTGAGCAGAGGGATTCTGTAGGGATTCTACGCTGTCACAGCGAAGGAGAGATGGGAAAGTATCGGTGGGAGGGGCCTAATGATTTATTAAGGAACTGGACCGATCAGCCAATAGAACTACAGGTCAGCAGCTCTGACTCCGCATACACCTGTGTGGTGAAGAACCCTGTGAGTGAGGAGAGCAGTGAGGCCTTTCCTGCTGAACGCTGCTTTAAAG AACGTTCTGCTGTCGGTGCTCTTATTGCTGCTGTCGTTGCTGTCgctgttattgctgctgttggTTTGATCGCTGGGGCTTACTGTGTTTACCGCAGAAGAGCAACAG CTTTTGCTGACcaggaggaagggaggaagcTACCGGAGCGCATGGGGCCTCTGTGCCAGCGGGGGTGGAAACGTATTTGGGAACCAG ACCAACAtgtaaaagatgaaaaattgaTGGATGAGGAATCAGCTCCACTGAAGACTAATGAAG ATGTAATCGTTAAACCTGTAAGTGAAAGAAAGAAGCGGTTTGAACCACCTGCATGTAGCCCAAATAATGTAAAGCATGAGCGCAGAAGTATTCAACAGAAGGACAAGAAAAGTGAGACTGAAGCGCTATAG